One segment of Octopus sinensis linkage group LG27, ASM634580v1, whole genome shotgun sequence DNA contains the following:
- the LOC115225190 gene encoding zinc finger protein 723-like: protein MTNYSLIMNNLTKQKNPDTREKSYSCDVCGKSFYQNSHKRVHTGEKPYRCDVCDKSFFENRRLTKHKRIHTGEKPYCCDICSKSFSGHRELTTHKRVHTREKPYQCNICGECFSDRANVTMHKRSHTGEKPYTCDICGKSFSGSTGLRTHKRVHTGEKPYHCDTCGRSFSQRSVLTTHQRIHTGEKPYHCEICGEMFSRRINLTIHIRVHTGEKPYHCDICDKSFSQSSELSLHKLVHTGEKPYRCL from the exons ATGACAAATTATTCTCTCATAATGAATAATTTGACTAAACAAAAAAACCCTGATACAAGAGAGAAATCATAttcttgtgatgtctgtggtaaatcattctatcaaaATAGTCAC aaacgtgttcatacaggagagaaaccatatcgttgtgacGTCTGTGATAAATCGTTCTTTGAAAACCGTcgcttgactaaacacaaacgcattcatacaggagagaaaccatattgctgtgatatctgtagtaaatctttCTCTGGACACAGAGAGTTAACTACACATAAGCGAGTTCATACTAGAGAAAAGCCGTATCAGTGTAACATCTGTGGTGAGTGTTTCTCTGACAGAGCTAACGTAACTATGCATAAACGTagtcatactggagagaaaccgtatacctgtgatatctgtggtaaatcattctctggaagtaCGGGTTTACGtacacacaaacgtgttcatacaggagagaagccatatcactgcgatACCTGTGGTAGATCTTTCTCTCAGAGGAGTGTCTTAACTACTCACCAGcgaattcacacaggagagaagccatatcattgcgaaATCTGTGGTGAGATGTTCTCTCGTAGAATCAACTTAACTATACACATACgcgttcacacaggagagaagccatatcactgtgatatttgtgataagtcattctctcaaagtagtgaaTTATCTTTACACAAacttgttcatacaggagagaagccatatcgatGTCTGTGA